The Collimonas fungivorans Ter331 genome has a segment encoding these proteins:
- a CDS encoding isocitrate lyase/PEP mutase family protein: MTLLNAWDAASARILERAGAPAIGTTSAGMAWAAGYADGERMPATELIAACARICRVAGVPVSVDIERGFGRGAEEVCDVVRALVDMGVAGVNIEDGVLPGTGQLAPPEILCERISALRKMLAQMDAQLFINARSDTYFVANDDPVARYEDTVRRAQMYAATGADGIFVPGMANIDDITRFTQTVSLPVNIYAGYAGAPDVDVLGQAGVRRISVGCGPLQSALGLLQRIAGEALSQGSFHAMGSGMLSGGEINALFPQ; this comes from the coding sequence TTGACTTTATTGAATGCCTGGGATGCTGCCAGCGCACGCATCCTCGAACGCGCCGGGGCGCCAGCCATTGGCACCACCAGCGCCGGCATGGCGTGGGCGGCCGGTTATGCCGACGGCGAGCGGATGCCGGCTACCGAACTGATCGCTGCTTGCGCCCGCATCTGCCGTGTCGCCGGCGTTCCGGTGAGCGTCGACATCGAACGCGGATTCGGCCGCGGCGCCGAGGAGGTGTGCGATGTAGTACGGGCATTGGTGGATATGGGCGTAGCCGGCGTCAACATCGAGGATGGCGTGCTGCCAGGGACAGGCCAGCTGGCGCCGCCGGAGATCCTGTGCGAACGGATAAGCGCGCTGCGCAAGATGCTGGCGCAGATGGATGCGCAGCTGTTCATCAATGCCCGCAGCGACACCTATTTTGTCGCCAACGACGATCCGGTGGCTCGTTATGAAGACACCGTCCGGCGCGCGCAAATGTATGCCGCGACCGGCGCCGACGGCATCTTCGTGCCCGGCATGGCGAACATCGACGACATAACGCGCTTCACGCAGACGGTTTCCTTGCCAGTGAACATCTACGCCGGTTACGCCGGCGCGCCAGATGTCGATGTGCTAGGGCAGGCTGGCGTGCGGCGCATCAGCGTGGGTTGCGGCCCCTTGCAATCCGCGCTCGGCCTGCTGCAGAGGATTGCCGGCGAAGCGCTCAGCCAGGGCAGCTTCCATGCCATGGGCAGCGGCATGCTTTCCGGCGGCGAAATCAATGCCCTTTTCCCCCAGTAA